One window of the Acaryochloris sp. CCMEE 5410 genome contains the following:
- a CDS encoding DUF11 domain-containing protein, with protein sequence MRPPHLPFPNQPFPRWARALTSTLVLGSLFSSSAISWAQTTEEEDSRDLLNNTASYSYTNPNTNTLIESFTNPISNVLDPSLLDPRGQVLGCGGEPLADYTGFTVGLYNIDPNDPTQSELGSLVSLTRTEVPDIPNNGIPLGITPNGSNINPFPLTNADQGTYSYLLDPNRGQLSVGQSYILVVTPPDASIYNQRRVRLTITSIIPTGNRNLVTYRATSLDGLPIAAEGETNFEETVTTIGDAERISLQLLALNFSSTLCQTNQIQISKSGDRANAAPGDSVIYRLTLRNLSDGQLDTISVQDILPTGFKLLPNSVRGALNGTEVPITVEQNGQNLTFRTDAVIPLEGVINVVYAAQLTPDAIRGDGRNSASVLGFRVDNNLDVRDGPAVHRVRVNPGILTDCGNILGRVFVDKNFDGEQQTGEPGIPNAVVWMDDGNRITTDENGLFHVRCVLPGPRTGALDLTTLPGYTLAPNLHFIERNSPSRLVRLSPGSTVRMNFGVTPTFQEESK encoded by the coding sequence GTGAGACCACCTCACTTGCCATTCCCCAACCAACCCTTCCCCAGGTGGGCTCGTGCTCTGACTTCAACTTTAGTGTTGGGCAGCCTATTTTCGAGCTCTGCCATTTCTTGGGCTCAAACCACGGAGGAAGAAGACTCCAGAGATCTTCTGAATAACACTGCTTCTTATTCTTACACCAACCCCAATACCAACACGCTGATTGAAAGCTTCACCAATCCGATTTCAAATGTGTTGGATCCTTCGTTGCTCGATCCCCGTGGGCAAGTTTTAGGCTGTGGCGGAGAACCTCTCGCGGACTACACCGGGTTTACGGTCGGTCTCTACAATATTGACCCCAATGATCCGACCCAATCGGAATTGGGGAGCTTAGTGTCGTTAACTCGCACTGAAGTTCCTGATATTCCCAATAACGGTATTCCCCTGGGCATCACCCCCAATGGATCTAACATCAATCCATTCCCCCTCACTAATGCCGACCAAGGGACCTACAGCTATCTACTCGACCCCAACCGAGGACAGCTCTCCGTGGGTCAATCTTATATCTTGGTGGTTACACCGCCGGACGCGTCCATTTACAACCAGCGTCGCGTTCGGCTAACTATTACCTCCATTATCCCGACGGGCAACCGCAACCTGGTGACCTATCGGGCCACTTCCCTCGATGGTTTGCCCATCGCCGCAGAAGGAGAGACCAACTTTGAAGAAACGGTAACCACGATTGGGGATGCTGAGCGAATCTCGTTGCAACTACTGGCCTTAAACTTCTCTTCGACCCTGTGCCAGACCAATCAGATTCAAATTAGTAAGTCTGGGGACCGAGCCAATGCCGCCCCTGGAGATTCGGTGATTTATCGCCTGACTCTCCGTAACCTGTCCGATGGGCAGCTAGACACCATCTCTGTACAAGATATTTTGCCGACGGGCTTTAAGTTGCTTCCCAACTCGGTTAGAGGGGCTCTGAATGGAACTGAAGTTCCGATTACAGTTGAGCAAAATGGTCAGAATCTAACCTTTAGGACCGACGCAGTTATTCCTTTAGAAGGGGTCATCAACGTCGTCTATGCAGCACAACTTACCCCAGATGCTATTCGAGGCGATGGTAGAAACTCCGCCTCGGTTCTCGGATTCCGAGTCGATAACAACCTGGATGTTCGGGATGGCCCTGCAGTCCACCGAGTGCGGGTAAACCCAGGCATTTTAACAGACTGCGGCAATATTCTAGGCCGAGTCTTCGTCGATAAAAACTTCGATGGCGAGCAGCAAACGGGGGAACCTGGTATTCCCAATGCTGTGGTCTGGATGGATGACGGCAATCGCATCACAACCGATGAGAATGGTTTATTCCATGTCAGATGTGTATTGCCTGGACCTCGCACTGGTGCTCTGGATTTAACCACCTTGCCCGGTTACACCTTGGCCCCCAATCTCCACTTTATAGAAAGAAATAGCCCTTCGCGTTTGGTCAGACTCTCTCCCGGTAGCACCGTACGCATGAACTTCGGTGTCACACCTACCTTCCAGGAGGAGTCCAAATAA
- a CDS encoding DUF11 domain-containing protein has protein sequence MKRRLSIGLGVLAVAVAVPFASSTPVLANLQKAGEALVQQILQPKVKMVLSAEKQIVTTNAEGKQEISWEAVEGNVTVRPGDVLRYTLLSENAGDKPAAELKINQPIPNKTAFVLDSARANGAKLTYSIDGGQSYSEKPMVEVTQPDGTVKMEPAPAEAYTHVQWDYSESLKPMASVKAVYEVAVQ, from the coding sequence ATGAAACGTCGTTTATCCATTGGTCTCGGTGTCTTAGCAGTTGCCGTCGCCGTTCCTTTCGCTAGCAGCACTCCTGTTCTTGCAAATCTACAGAAAGCAGGTGAAGCCCTAGTCCAGCAGATCCTTCAGCCCAAGGTAAAGATGGTGCTCTCTGCCGAGAAGCAAATCGTCACCACCAATGCTGAAGGGAAGCAAGAAATCTCCTGGGAAGCCGTTGAAGGCAATGTTACTGTTCGTCCGGGTGATGTTCTCCGCTATACCTTGCTGAGCGAGAACGCCGGAGACAAGCCTGCCGCTGAGTTAAAAATCAACCAGCCTATTCCGAACAAAACAGCTTTCGTTTTGGATTCTGCCCGAGCCAACGGTGCCAAGCTCACCTATAGCATTGACGGTGGCCAGTCCTATTCTGAAAAGCCCATGGTCGAAGTTACTCAGCCCGACGGCACAGTCAAAATGGAGCCCGCCCCTGCTGAAGCTTACACCCATGTTCAGTGGGATTACAGCGAATCCCTCAAGCCCATGGCTTCTGTCAAAGCGGTTTACGAAGTAGCGGTTCAGTAA
- a CDS encoding serine/threonine-protein kinase — protein sequence MSPTRYRILGQVGQGQFGRVLCARDRNTGSLVALKVLNKRELPTRFFLRELRLLASLQHPNIVSVQTITYTAKERYLVMDYCEGGTLRELIQHPVHLSFQQRLQIIIDVLKGLEYAHQNDIIHCDLKPENILLTYTKQGTTARITDFGIARLAEEAGYGVLGQGDTGSPAYMAPERFYSQHSYASDLYAVGVMLYELLVDKRPFIGLPGELMTAHLNEVAQIPQEVPFLLRSVLKTALQKLPQKRFKSATEMLKAVSLAADILASEDSNYTLAPSQQWPEHSSHLNLQQEQYPSPIHCIHIQDHQVYLGSHNKVICRSYAADFPAPGPFQEQQWQFALPVKDLFWGGSQAWVRTIQGNTFKQPSRLHPLSLENTADYQPCDLPTVENLSGIDWRQNNKIGWRPELNWLAITCGQQSFEAVQGAELGGQALLQIYQWPQMQPIHQPVLIRKPNWLFVLDSHFGVAISVDEDQSHFQGFTRRGNGFQPFSMPIPLQQMTQSVANPYRLLAVSQHDPQMAFLIDLKPWRLTKISLALQPEQILPTAWGYVLLATHQVLILSHEGHPLSHFQLPTNPSEKIAVCACAEQGFMVSTWSEQSATLYTVDVRSHLPEWCRQTQLDSQATTHHKTA from the coding sequence ATGTCTCCCACTCGATATCGCATTTTAGGGCAGGTTGGACAAGGACAATTTGGTCGAGTGCTTTGTGCACGAGATCGCAACACCGGATCATTAGTAGCCCTCAAGGTACTCAATAAACGAGAACTTCCAACTCGCTTTTTTCTACGAGAGTTGCGGTTACTCGCTAGTTTGCAGCATCCCAACATTGTCTCTGTGCAGACCATTACCTATACCGCCAAAGAACGATATCTGGTGATGGACTATTGCGAAGGCGGTACCTTACGGGAATTAATACAGCATCCCGTTCATCTCAGCTTTCAGCAACGGTTGCAGATCATTATTGATGTGCTCAAAGGGTTGGAATATGCCCACCAGAACGACATTATTCACTGCGACCTCAAACCGGAAAATATCTTACTCACCTATACCAAGCAGGGGACAACCGCTAGAATCACCGATTTTGGTATTGCTCGGTTAGCCGAAGAAGCGGGATATGGAGTCTTGGGCCAAGGAGACACCGGGTCTCCTGCCTATATGGCACCCGAACGCTTTTACAGTCAACATTCCTACGCCTCGGATCTCTATGCTGTTGGCGTGATGTTGTATGAACTATTGGTGGATAAGCGTCCCTTTATCGGCCTCCCTGGCGAACTGATGACCGCCCATCTCAATGAAGTTGCTCAGATTCCCCAGGAAGTTCCTTTTCTCCTCCGTTCAGTCTTAAAAACGGCCCTACAAAAACTCCCTCAGAAACGCTTTAAGAGTGCGACGGAAATGCTCAAGGCCGTCTCCCTGGCTGCAGATATTTTAGCGTCGGAAGATTCCAACTACACCCTTGCACCGAGTCAACAATGGCCAGAGCACTCGAGTCATCTCAATCTTCAACAAGAACAATATCCGAGTCCCATTCACTGTATACATATACAGGACCATCAAGTTTACCTAGGCAGCCACAACAAAGTAATTTGCCGATCCTATGCCGCCGATTTTCCAGCGCCTGGACCGTTTCAAGAGCAGCAGTGGCAGTTCGCATTACCGGTCAAGGACTTATTCTGGGGAGGGAGCCAAGCCTGGGTCCGTACCATCCAGGGCAACACCTTTAAGCAGCCCTCTCGCCTACATCCCTTATCCCTTGAGAATACGGCAGACTACCAACCCTGCGATCTACCTACGGTCGAAAATCTTTCCGGTATTGATTGGAGACAGAACAACAAAATTGGTTGGCGACCCGAACTGAACTGGTTAGCTATTACCTGCGGCCAGCAGTCTTTTGAAGCGGTTCAAGGAGCTGAGCTAGGCGGTCAAGCGCTCTTACAAATATATCAATGGCCCCAAATGCAGCCCATCCACCAGCCTGTTCTCATTCGTAAACCCAACTGGCTATTTGTATTGGACTCCCATTTTGGTGTCGCCATTTCTGTAGATGAAGATCAAAGTCATTTTCAGGGGTTTACTCGCAGAGGTAATGGCTTCCAACCCTTTTCGATGCCCATCCCGCTGCAACAAATGACTCAAAGCGTTGCCAATCCCTATCGATTGTTAGCTGTCAGTCAACATGACCCTCAGATGGCCTTCTTAATTGATTTAAAGCCCTGGCGACTGACGAAAATATCTTTAGCTTTGCAACCGGAACAGATTCTTCCCACTGCTTGGGGATACGTTTTATTGGCAACTCATCAAGTTCTTATCCTGAGTCATGAGGGCCATCCCTTAAGCCACTTCCAGTTACCGACAAACCCCAGCGAGAAGATCGCGGTTTGCGCCTGTGCAGAGCAAGGATTTATGGTCAGCACTTGGTCAGAACAATCCGCAACCCTGTATACCGTTGATGTGCGTTCACATCTCCCAGAATGGTGTCGACAGACTCAACTCGACTCTCAAGCAACGACTCACCATAAAACAGCCTGA
- a CDS encoding C40 family peptidase, whose protein sequence is MVSTDTLKAQLQDGVLSSVEYRIAAPLDLLDAPNSKALATQAWPGRHLTFGLTDLPQPGQALSVRLCEDDYPGWIRHEALTALEPAAQSYQASSLTRDQISARLQYVIAFMLAAMDQPNQYLWGGTLGPNFDCSGLMQRAFAEQGIWLPRDAYQQEAFTQTLTNPGSEIQDFTQILETGDLVFFGPIEKANHVALYLGDGKYIHSSGTDQGRNGIGIDFISPSGDAVTEAYYGQIHGAGRIIESYQPQTQSF, encoded by the coding sequence ATGGTGTCCACTGATACCCTGAAAGCGCAGCTACAAGACGGCGTTTTATCTTCGGTTGAGTATCGTATTGCCGCTCCCCTTGATTTACTCGATGCCCCCAACTCCAAAGCTTTAGCAACCCAGGCTTGGCCAGGGCGTCATTTGACGTTTGGTTTGACCGACCTCCCCCAACCCGGGCAAGCCCTTTCGGTTCGCCTTTGCGAAGATGACTATCCTGGCTGGATTCGTCATGAAGCTCTCACGGCCCTCGAACCGGCAGCCCAGTCCTATCAAGCATCGTCTCTCACCCGCGATCAAATCTCGGCTCGCCTGCAATATGTCATTGCCTTTATGCTGGCAGCCATGGACCAACCCAATCAGTATTTATGGGGAGGCACCCTTGGTCCTAACTTTGACTGCTCAGGGCTAATGCAGCGGGCCTTTGCCGAACAAGGTATTTGGCTACCCCGCGATGCCTATCAACAGGAAGCATTTACCCAAACTTTAACGAACCCAGGATCTGAAATCCAAGACTTTACCCAGATTTTGGAAACGGGCGATTTAGTCTTCTTTGGTCCCATCGAGAAGGCCAATCATGTGGCCTTGTACCTGGGCGACGGCAAATATATACATAGTTCTGGTACGGATCAAGGCCGCAATGGCATCGGCATTGACTTCATTTCCCCTTCTGGAGATGCTGTCACCGAAGCTTATTATGGCCAGATCCATGGTGCTGGTCGGATCATCGAGAGCTATCAGCCCCAAACACAATCTTTCTAA
- the infA gene encoding translation initiation factor IF-1 produces the protein MAKQDAIEMEGTVTESLPNAMFRVDLDNGFNVLAHISGKIRRNYIKILPGDRVKVELTPYDLTKGRITYRLRKK, from the coding sequence TTGGCTAAGCAAGATGCGATTGAAATGGAAGGTACGGTCACAGAATCGTTGCCGAATGCCATGTTTCGCGTGGACCTAGATAACGGGTTTAATGTTCTAGCCCATATCTCTGGCAAGATTCGGCGGAACTATATTAAAATTTTGCCCGGTGATCGTGTCAAGGTCGAGCTGACTCCCTACGATTTGACCAAAGGGCGGATCACCTACCGCTTGCGCAAAAAGTAA
- a CDS encoding adenylate kinase, with the protein MARLILFGPPGAGKGTQAVTLATAFNIPHISTGDLFRAAISGKTPLGLKVQSYLDQGQLVPDQVVIDMVQERLAQSDTAGGWLLDGFPRTIPQAQTLDKLLQEMNQSCDRVINLQVPEQTLVTRMLSRGRKDDTEAVIQDRLQVYHTETAPILDFYRERNCLADIDGDTTVEAVTDRIKAALADLT; encoded by the coding sequence GTGGCGCGTTTAATTCTGTTTGGGCCACCTGGGGCAGGCAAAGGTACGCAAGCCGTTACCCTCGCAACAGCCTTTAATATTCCTCATATTTCGACGGGGGATTTATTCCGAGCAGCTATTTCGGGTAAAACTCCTCTAGGCTTGAAAGTTCAATCCTATTTGGATCAAGGGCAATTGGTCCCAGATCAAGTGGTGATTGATATGGTCCAAGAGCGATTGGCCCAGTCGGATACTGCTGGTGGATGGTTGTTGGATGGATTTCCCCGGACCATTCCTCAAGCCCAAACGTTGGATAAGCTTCTACAGGAGATGAACCAAAGTTGCGATCGCGTCATCAATCTCCAAGTCCCTGAACAGACGTTGGTGACCCGAATGCTAAGCCGAGGGCGAAAAGATGATACAGAAGCCGTTATCCAAGATCGTCTCCAGGTCTACCATACAGAGACTGCACCTATTTTAGATTTCTATCGTGAGCGCAACTGCTTAGCGGATATCGATGGCGATACGACAGTGGAAGCAGTGACCGATCGCATCAAAGCGGCTTTGGCAGATCTCACATAA
- the secY gene encoding preprotein translocase subunit SecY, producing MVVSRGKTPSAQETFMQMAQAAGLRGRVFITLGLLILVRLGIRLPVPGINRAAFTSTFAGNPVFGFLDFFSGGGFSALGIFALGIIPFINASIILQLLTAALPSLERLQKDEGEAGRRKISQITRYVALGWAIIQSTGFAILINSAEGVVFNPGIVFIVQMVVALTAGSMFVMWVGELITERGVGNGASLLIFLSIVSGLPSTLGNALQIAEQGEVSKVIILISVFILMIVGIVFVQEGTRRIPIVYARRQVGRRTYQEQKSYLPLRLNSGGVMPIIFASAMLILPGTLAGLTNNATIIEFAGYLSPNSSLPWVYVIFYLSMIVFFSYFYASLVVNPIDMSQNLKKMGASIPGIRPGRATTEYVEKVLNRLTLLGAFFLGAVVLVPVAAERVVGGGIFSGFGATSLLILVGVAIDTAKQIQTYVISQRYEGMVKQ from the coding sequence ATGGTTGTCAGCAGAGGTAAAACACCATCCGCCCAAGAAACCTTTATGCAAATGGCCCAGGCAGCTGGGCTTAGAGGTCGGGTCTTTATCACCCTGGGGTTGTTGATTTTGGTCCGGTTGGGTATTCGTCTGCCGGTTCCAGGTATCAATCGTGCTGCTTTTACATCAACCTTTGCTGGCAACCCTGTCTTTGGCTTTTTAGACTTCTTCTCTGGTGGTGGTTTTTCTGCCCTAGGGATTTTTGCTTTAGGGATTATTCCCTTTATTAATGCCTCGATCATTTTGCAGCTGTTGACCGCTGCGTTGCCGTCCCTAGAGCGTCTACAAAAAGATGAAGGGGAAGCAGGTCGCCGCAAAATTTCCCAGATTACTCGCTATGTGGCTTTGGGATGGGCCATTATCCAAAGTACTGGATTTGCCATCTTAATTAATAGTGCCGAGGGTGTGGTGTTCAATCCCGGCATTGTCTTTATCGTCCAGATGGTGGTAGCCTTAACCGCTGGCTCCATGTTTGTGATGTGGGTGGGTGAACTGATTACGGAAAGAGGAGTCGGAAACGGTGCCTCCTTACTGATCTTTTTGAGCATTGTTTCGGGTCTACCTAGCACCTTAGGGAATGCTCTGCAGATTGCTGAACAAGGCGAGGTCTCTAAGGTCATCATCTTGATTTCCGTGTTCATATTGATGATTGTCGGCATTGTATTCGTTCAAGAAGGCACCCGCAGAATTCCCATTGTCTATGCTCGCCGCCAGGTCGGTCGTAGAACCTATCAAGAACAAAAGAGTTATCTGCCTCTCCGCTTAAACTCGGGTGGGGTGATGCCCATTATTTTTGCCTCGGCCATGCTGATTTTGCCCGGCACCTTGGCAGGACTAACGAACAATGCAACTATCATTGAGTTTGCTGGATATCTAAGCCCCAATAGTTCTCTACCTTGGGTCTATGTGATTTTCTATCTGTCGATGATTGTTTTCTTCAGCTACTTCTACGCATCTTTGGTGGTTAACCCCATTGATATGTCCCAGAACTTGAAGAAGATGGGGGCCAGTATCCCTGGGATTCGCCCTGGGCGGGCAACGACAGAATATGTAGAAAAGGTTCTGAACCGATTAACGCTGTTGGGTGCTTTCTTCTTGGGAGCTGTTGTGTTGGTTCCGGTGGCTGCCGAGAGAGTGGTTGGTGGCGGTATCTTTTCTGGTTTTGGTGCAACATCCCTTCTGATTTTGGTGGGTGTTGCCATTGATACGGCTAAGCAAATTCAGACCTATGTGATTTCCCAACGGTATGAAGGGATGGTGAAACAGTAG
- the rplO gene encoding 50S ribosomal protein L15: protein MRLNDPKPKTGSQHRRRRLGRGIAAGQGASCGFGMRGQKSRSGRPTRPGFEGGQNPLYRRVPKLKHFTLINQKQYTTINVGKLNELKAKSDVTLESLMAEGIITSNDGPLKVLGDGELTVALNVQAAAATQSAIAKIEGAGGSFQSTES from the coding sequence ATGAGACTAAACGATCCTAAACCCAAAACCGGTTCCCAACATCGACGTCGCCGTTTAGGCCGAGGAATCGCTGCTGGTCAAGGCGCTAGCTGTGGCTTTGGAATGCGCGGTCAAAAATCTCGTTCAGGTCGCCCGACTCGTCCTGGATTTGAGGGTGGACAAAATCCTTTATACCGGCGAGTGCCAAAGTTAAAGCATTTTACGCTGATCAATCAGAAGCAATACACTACGATTAATGTAGGTAAGCTTAATGAATTGAAAGCGAAATCCGATGTCACTCTTGAGTCTCTGATGGCCGAAGGCATCATTACATCCAATGATGGACCTTTGAAAGTACTAGGAGATGGTGAGCTAACGGTTGCACTCAATGTGCAGGCCGCAGCAGCAACCCAGTCTGCAATCGCCAAAATCGAAGGGGCCGGTGGTAGCTTTCAGTCTACTGAGTCTTAA
- the rpsE gene encoding 30S ribosomal protein S5, whose product MAKENRRKNNRNKEKDSTWQERVVQIRRVSKVVKGGKKLSFRAIVVVGNERGQVGVGVGKASDVIGAVRKGVADGKKQLVEVPLTRSNSIPHPMIGRGGAAKVMMRPAAPGTGVIAGGAVRTVLELAGVRNVLAKQLGSDNPLNNARATLNALASLRTFSEVAGERGIEVEKLYAAT is encoded by the coding sequence ATGGCAAAGGAAAATCGTCGCAAAAACAACCGGAACAAGGAAAAAGACTCCACCTGGCAAGAGCGGGTCGTCCAAATTCGACGGGTCTCGAAGGTCGTCAAAGGTGGTAAAAAACTCAGTTTTAGAGCCATTGTTGTGGTTGGCAATGAGCGGGGCCAAGTGGGCGTCGGTGTCGGTAAAGCCAGCGATGTGATTGGTGCCGTTCGTAAAGGCGTTGCCGATGGGAAGAAGCAGCTGGTTGAAGTTCCTTTGACTCGGTCCAACTCTATCCCCCATCCGATGATTGGTCGAGGCGGAGCCGCCAAAGTGATGATGCGACCTGCAGCGCCTGGTACAGGTGTGATTGCCGGTGGTGCGGTTCGTACCGTTTTGGAACTGGCTGGTGTTCGCAATGTGTTGGCGAAGCAGTTGGGGTCCGATAATCCTTTGAATAATGCCCGCGCTACCCTCAATGCCCTAGCCTCCCTCCGCACCTTTTCTGAGGTGGCCGGTGAACGAGGCATTGAAGTGGAAAAACTCTATGCTGCTACTTAG
- the rplR gene encoding 50S ribosomal protein L18, whose amino-acid sequence MKTTRRDATRSRHQRVRRKVVGTAERPRLAVFRSNQHIYAQVIDDSQQHTLAAASTVESDLKSSSGATCDASTAVGKLVAERAIEKGIKAVVFDRGGNLYHGRVKALADAAREAGLEF is encoded by the coding sequence ATGAAAACTACTCGCAGAGATGCAACCCGTAGCCGACATCAGCGAGTTCGCCGCAAAGTTGTGGGAACTGCAGAGCGACCTCGGTTAGCAGTATTCCGATCGAACCAGCATATCTATGCTCAGGTGATTGATGATTCCCAGCAGCACACCTTAGCTGCAGCCTCTACCGTTGAATCTGATCTCAAATCATCTTCTGGCGCAACTTGTGATGCCTCCACTGCAGTGGGCAAGCTGGTGGCTGAGCGAGCCATTGAAAAGGGAATCAAGGCCGTAGTGTTTGATCGCGGCGGTAATTTGTATCACGGGCGAGTCAAGGCGTTGGCCGATGCTGCTCGTGAAGCTGGCTTAGAATTTTAA
- the rplF gene encoding 50S ribosomal protein L6 has translation MSRIGKVPIPIPDKVNVTIKGQAVTVKGPKGELSREITPEVAIEQADNLVTVTRRNESRIARQRHGLSRTLIANMVEGVSKGFEKKLQIQGVGYRAQVQGRNLILNVGYSNPVTIEPPEGVQVAVESNTNVIVSGINKEVVGNTAARIRAVRPPEPYKGKGIRYADEYVRRKVGKAGKK, from the coding sequence ATGTCTCGCATCGGTAAGGTACCCATTCCTATTCCTGACAAAGTGAATGTCACGATTAAAGGGCAAGCCGTGACTGTGAAAGGCCCTAAGGGAGAGTTGTCCAGAGAGATAACCCCAGAAGTGGCCATTGAGCAGGCTGATAATCTGGTTACGGTAACGCGTCGCAACGAATCACGCATCGCTCGTCAGCGCCATGGCTTATCCCGAACCTTGATTGCCAACATGGTGGAAGGGGTCTCCAAAGGTTTCGAGAAAAAATTGCAAATCCAAGGGGTGGGGTATCGAGCCCAAGTACAAGGTCGTAATTTGATCTTGAACGTGGGTTATAGCAATCCCGTCACCATCGAGCCGCCTGAAGGCGTGCAGGTGGCTGTGGAAAGTAATACGAATGTCATCGTTAGTGGCATCAATAAAGAAGTCGTCGGCAACACTGCTGCTCGAATCCGGGCAGTCCGTCCTCCCGAACCCTACAAAGGCAAGGGAATTCGCTACGCCGATGAGTATGTCCGCCGCAAGGTTGGTAAGGCAGGTAAGAAATAA
- the rpsH gene encoding 30S ribosomal protein S8 produces the protein MAANDTIGDMLTRIRNANLARHQTTQVMSTRMTRSVASVLKDEGFITSFEESGEGVERRLVITLKYRGKNRQPIINTLQRISKPGLRVYSNRRDLPRVLGGIGIAIISTSSGIMTDRDARQTGVGGEVLCYVW, from the coding sequence ATGGCAGCTAATGACACTATTGGTGATATGCTCACGCGGATCCGCAATGCGAATCTAGCACGGCATCAAACGACACAAGTCATGTCGACCCGAATGACCCGAAGCGTGGCTTCGGTGCTGAAGGATGAAGGCTTTATTACCAGCTTTGAAGAGTCTGGTGAAGGGGTAGAACGACGCCTAGTCATTACGCTGAAGTATCGTGGCAAAAATCGGCAACCGATCATCAACACGTTACAACGTATCAGCAAGCCGGGACTTCGAGTTTACTCCAATCGCCGTGACTTACCGAGAGTCTTAGGCGGCATCGGCATCGCGATTATTTCTACATCCAGTGGCATTATGACCGATCGAGACGCTCGCCAAACTGGGGTTGGTGGAGAAGTGCTTTGCTATGTATGGTAA
- the rplE gene encoding 50S ribosomal protein L5, which yields MTVRLKTLYLDTAVPKLQEQFKYKNAHEIPKVTKVSVNRGLGEASQNAKALERSLEELAVITGQRPVVTRAKKAIAGFKIRQGMPVGVMVTLRGERMYAFLDRLVNLALPRIRDFRGVSPKSFDGRGNYTLGLREQLIFPEVDYDSIDQIRGMDISIITTAKTDEEGRALLKVLGMPFREN from the coding sequence ATGACAGTCCGACTAAAAACCCTCTATCTCGATACGGCCGTTCCGAAATTACAGGAACAGTTTAAGTATAAGAATGCCCATGAGATCCCTAAAGTCACCAAGGTTTCGGTGAACCGAGGTTTAGGTGAGGCATCACAAAATGCAAAAGCCCTAGAGCGTTCTCTGGAAGAATTGGCGGTCATTACAGGCCAACGGCCTGTGGTCACCCGAGCCAAGAAAGCGATTGCAGGCTTCAAAATTCGGCAAGGGATGCCCGTCGGGGTCATGGTTACCCTTAGAGGAGAGCGGATGTATGCTTTTCTCGATCGATTGGTCAATCTCGCTTTGCCCAGAATTCGTGACTTTCGGGGGGTCAGCCCCAAAAGTTTCGATGGTCGGGGGAATTACACTTTAGGATTGCGAGAGCAACTCATCTTTCCTGAAGTGGATTACGACAGCATTGATCAAATTCGAGGGATGGATATTTCGATTATCACGACTGCCAAAACCGATGAAGAAGGTCGTGCCCTGTTAAAAGTTTTGGGAATGCCCTTCCGTGAAAATTAA
- the rplX gene encoding 50S ribosomal protein L24: MAKKKSTAKRYKMHVKKGDTVQVIAGKDKAKVGEVIDVLPKLSQVVVEGVNIKTKHVKPRSESESGQISTVEFPIHSSNVMLYSNKENVASRVCYTFDDSGRKVRMLKKTGEIID; this comes from the coding sequence ATGGCTAAGAAAAAGTCAACCGCTAAACGCTACAAGATGCACGTCAAAAAGGGAGACACAGTTCAAGTCATTGCTGGCAAAGATAAGGCCAAAGTAGGCGAAGTGATTGATGTCTTACCTAAACTCAGCCAAGTTGTGGTTGAAGGCGTCAACATCAAAACCAAGCATGTCAAGCCTCGCTCTGAAAGTGAATCCGGTCAGATTTCCACTGTAGAGTTTCCCATCCATAGTTCTAATGTGATGCTTTACTCCAACAAGGAAAACGTCGCTAGCCGGGTTTGCTACACCTTTGACGATTCAGGCCGTAAGGTCAGAATGCTGAAAAAAACTGGTGAAATTATTGACTAA
- the rplN gene encoding 50S ribosomal protein L14: protein MIQQETTLNVADNSGAKRLLCIRVIGGGNRRYGGVGDVIIATVKDATPNMPVKKSDVVRAVIVRTRKSICRESGMSIRFDDNAAVLINPDGNPRGTRVFGPVARELRDKSFTKIVSLAPEVL from the coding sequence ATGATTCAACAAGAAACCACACTTAATGTTGCAGACAACAGCGGCGCTAAACGCTTGTTGTGCATCCGGGTTATCGGCGGTGGTAACCGTCGATATGGCGGCGTTGGCGATGTCATTATTGCCACGGTCAAAGATGCAACTCCAAATATGCCCGTCAAAAAGTCTGATGTGGTCAGAGCAGTGATTGTCCGTACTCGCAAATCCATTTGCCGAGAAAGTGGCATGAGTATCCGCTTTGACGATAATGCTGCCGTTTTAATTAACCCAGATGGCAATCCCCGAGGCACCCGTGTGTTTGGCCCCGTTGCCCGTGAGCTCCGAGACAAGAGCTTCACTAAAATTGTTTCTCTCGCGCCAGAGGTGCTCTAA